A region from the Eleginops maclovinus isolate JMC-PN-2008 ecotype Puerto Natales chromosome 17, JC_Emac_rtc_rv5, whole genome shotgun sequence genome encodes:
- the kdm5a gene encoding lysine-specific demethylase 5A isoform X1 has translation MSAFAEFVPPPECPVFEPSWEDFSDPLGFINKIRPIAEKTGICKIRPPEDWQPPFACDVRNFRFTPRVQRLNELEALTRVKLNFLDQIAKFWELQGSKTRFPHVERKVLDLYQLSKIVSSEGGFEAVCKEKRWSKVAGRMGFPAGKGTGSLLRSHYERILYPYELFQSGATLTGIQRLYEEGDDGEEVDEGVGEESVEEEELDEEDEKDGEGDAMQAKERLLPERRSRRLKSERENKEPKSLKIFSTSPKMVNLGILSADDGFSRKQRHLKAQAFAIKMRPRKETLEVNFIPQIDLYLCLVCGRGDEEDRLLLCDGCDDSYHTFCLIPPLQDVPKGDWRCPKCVAEECSKPREAFGFEQAVREYSLQSFGEMADQFKSDYFNMPVHMVPTELVEKEFWRLVSSIEEDVIVEYGADISSKDVGSGFPVRDGKRRLLGDEEDYANSGWNLNNMPVLEQSVLTHINVDISGMKVPWLYVGMCFSSFCWHIEDHWSYSINFLHWGEPKTWYGVPASAAEKLEAVMKKLAPELFDSQPDLLHQLVTIMNPNVLMEHGVPVYRTNQCAGEFVVTFPRAYHSGFNQGYNFAEAVNFCTADWLPMGRQCVSHYRRLHRYCVFSHEELLCKMAADPESLDVELAAAVCKEIGDMMEEETKLRQAVQEKGVLSSEQEVFELLPDDERQCYKCKTTCFLSALTCSCSPDRLVCLTHASDLCDCPLGNKCLRYRYDLEEFPAMLYGVKTRAQSFDTWAKRVSEALAADQKNKKDLIELKVLLEDAEDRKYPEKALFRRLREMVKEAETCSSVAQLLLSRKQRHSSRLRSESSRNRTKLTVDELKSFVDQLYRLPCIISQARQVKELLENVEDFHERAQVALSDEMPDSSKLQALLDLGSGLDVELPELPRLKQELQQARWLDEVRITLAEPHRVTLELMKRLIDSGVSLAPHHAVEKAMAELQEILTVSERWEDKARACLQARPRHSMVTLESIVLEARNIPAYLPNILALREALQKAKEWTSKVEAIQSGSSFAYLEQLESLLARGRSIPVRLDPLTQVESQVASARAWRERTARTFLKKNSTYTLLQVLSPRVDIGIYGNSKSKRKRVKELMEKERGGFDPDALSDLEESLEEVREPSTVVAAFKSKEHKEVESIHSLRAANLAKMAMTDRIEEVKFCLCRKTASGFMLQCELCKDWFHGACVPLPKTGTQKKTGVGWQSNSKDSKFLCPLCQRSRRPRLETILSLLVSLQKLPVRLPEGEALQCLTERAMSWQDRARQSLATDELSSALAKLSVLSQRMVEQAAREKTEKIINAELQKAAANPDLQGHIQTFQQSGFSRAASPRQSVDYDDEETDSDEDIRETYGYDMKDPGEVKPYLFCDEEIPVKSEEVVSHMWPAATQSFCAEHAYSSASKSCVQNMGMPRKQPRKTPLVPRSLEPPVLELSSQAKAQLEELMMLGDLLEVSLDETQHIWRILQATHPPSEERFLQVMEPDDSLMEKPLKLKLKDSEKKRKRKLERAEHHHMLMAAAAAAGGGSVMGEMRSGKNKELKRVGLELGLGVKPKKKKLKLNLDKNREMKQIAKRLAKEEKERKRKEKLVAKAEAMRDGLEKRKEKKILDIPSKYDWSGAEDSNDENAVCASKTCQRPCKDKVDWVQCDGGCDEWFHQVCVGVTCEMAENEDYVCVDCIRKAGGGDLGVTVEEVAEESVVVLSTSMCSVQSLPSSSVVASWSHAPTLLHPAASHQQEPQQGS, from the exons ATGTCGGCATTTGCAGAGTTCGTCCCACCTCCTGAATGCCCGGTTTTTGAGCCGAGTTGGGAGGATTTCTCGGATCCTTTAGGATTTATAAACAAGATCCGACCCATTGCAGAGAAAACGGGAATCTGCAAGATCCGACCCCCCGAG GACTGGCAGCCTCCGTTTGCCTGCGATGTACGCAACTTCCGCTTCACTCCGCGAGTACAGAGACTGAATGAGCTTGAG GCACTCACTCGGGTAAAGCTCAACTTCCTGGATCAAATCGCAAAGTTCTGGGAGCTGCAGGGATCCAAGACCAGATTCCCTCATGTGGAGAGAAAAGTGTTGGACCTCTATCAGCTCAGCAAG attgtGTCCTCAGAGGGCGGCTTTGAGGCGGTGTGCAAAGAGAAGAGGTGGTCCAAGGTGGCCGGCAGGATGGGCTTCCCGGCGGGGAAAGGCACCGGCTCGCTGCTGCGCTCCCACTACGAGAGGATCCTCTATCCATACGAGCTCTTCCAGTCGGGGGCCACGCTCACT GGCATCCAGCGGCTATATGAGGAAGGAGATGATGGGGAAGAGGTGGACGAGGGAGTCGGTGAAGAGTcggtggaggaagaagagctggatgaggaggatgagaaagatggagaggggGATGCAATGCAGGCCAAAGAGAGACTCCTGCCTGAGAGACGCTCCAGGCGCCTTAAATCTGAG agggaaaacaaagagCCAAAAAGCCTAAAGATCTTCAGCACAAGTCCCAAGATGGTCAACTTGGGGATTCTATCAGCTG ATGACGGATTCAGCAGGAAGCAGCGGCACCTCAAAGCCCAGGCCTTCGCCATTAAAATGCGACCCCGCAAGGAAACCCTGGAGGTCAACTTT ATCCCCCAGATCGACCTGTACCTCTGCCTGGTCTGTGGGCGGGGCGATGAGGAGGACCGGCTCCTGCTGTGCGACGGATGTGACGACAGCTACCACACCTTCTGTCTGATCCCGCCTCTGCAGGATGTGCCCAAGGGGGACTGGCGCTGCCCCAAGTGTGTTGCTGAG GAGTGCAGTAAGCCCAGGGAGGCGTTTGGCTTCGAGCAGGCGGTGAGGGAGTACTCTCTGCAGAGCTTCGGAGAAATGGCTGACCAATTCAAGTCGGACTATTTCAACATGCCTGTTCAT ATGGTCCCCACGGAGTTGGTGGAGAAAGAGTTCTGGCGCCTGGTGAGCAGCATCGAGGAGGACGTCATCGTGGAATACGGCGCTGATATCAGCTCTAAAGACGTGGGCAGCGGGTTTCCTGTCAGGGACGGGAAGAGGAGGCTTCTGGGAGATGAGGAA GATTATGCCAACTCGGGCTGGAACCTGAACAACATGCCGGTGCTGGAGCAGTCGGTGCTCACACACATCAATGTGGACATCTCGGGTATGAAGGTGCCCTGGCTCTACGTGGGCATGTGcttctcctctttctgctgGCACATCGAGGACCACTGGAGTTACTCCATCAACTTCCTGCACTG GGGTGAGCCGAAGACCTGGTACGGCGTGCCGGCCTCTGCAGCCGAGAAGTTGGAGGCCGTAATGAAAAAGTTGGCTCCGGAGCTTTTTGACTCCCAGCCTGACCTCCTCCATCAACTGGTCACCATCATGAATCCCAACGTCCTGATGGAGCACGGTGTCCCT GTGTACAGGACCAATCAGTGTGCAGGGGAGTTTGTGGTGACCTTCCCCAGGGCCTATCACAGCGGCTTCAACCAGGGCTACAACTTCGCAGAGGCCGTCAACTTCTGCACCGCTGACTGG TTACCCATGGGTCGTCAGTGTGTATCCCACTACCGACGCCTCCACCGCTACTGCGTGTTCTCCCACGAGGAGCTGCTCTGCAAGATGGCTGCTGATCCCGAGAGTCTCGACGTGGAGCTGGCTGCCGCTGTGTGCAAGGAAATAGGAGacatgatggaggaggagacgaAACTCAGACAGGCTGTTCAGGAAAAG GGGGTGttgtcttcagagcaggaggtgtTTGAGCTTCTCCCAGACGATGAGCGCCAGTGTTACAAGTGCAAGACGACGTGTTTCCTGTCTGCTCTGACCTGCTCCTGCAGCCCCGACAGGCTGGTCTGTCTCACGCATGCATCAGATCTCTGTGACTGTCCCCTCGGCAACAAGTGTCTCCG GTATCGCTATGACCTGGAGGAGTTTCCTGCCATGCTGTACGGGGTCAAGACCCGAGCTCAGTCATTCGACACCTGGGCAAAGAGGGTCAGCGAGGCCTTGGCTGCCGAccagaaaaacaagaaag ATCTTATTGAGCTCAAGGTCTTGCTGGAGgatgcagaggacaggaagtaccCCGAGAAAGCTTTGTTCCGTCGCCTGAGGGAGATGGTGAAAGAGGCGGAGACGTGCTCCTCTGTAgctcagctgctgctcagccGCAAGCAAAGGCACAG CAGCCGTCTGCGTTCTGAGAGCAGTCGAAATCGCACCAAACTGACGGTGGATGAGCTCAAATCTTTTGTGGATCAGCTCTACAGGCTGCCCTGCATCATCAGCCAGGCCCGACAAGTCAAA GAGCTACTGGAGAACGTGGAGGACTTTCACGAGCGAGCCCAGGTGGCTCTGTCAGACGAGATGCCCGATTCCTCCAAGCTGCAGGCACTGTTGGATCTAGGCAGCGGTCTGGATGTGGAGCTGCCAGAGCTGCCCCGACTCAAGCAGGAGCTGCAACAGGCCCGCTGGCTGGATGAG GTGCGCATCACCCTGGCAGAGCCTCACCGCGTCACCCTGGAGCTGATGAAGAGGCTGATAGACTCAGGGGTCAGCCTGGCCCCCCACCACGCTGTGGAGAAGGCCATGGCCGAGTTGCAGGAGATCCTCACCGTGTCCGAGAGATGGGAGGACAAGGCCCGCGCGTGCCTGCAGGCCAG GCCTCGACACAGCATGGTGACCTTGGAGAGCATCGTGCTGGAAGCTAGGAACATCCCAGCGTACCTCCCTAACATACTGGCCCTCCGTGAGGCCCTGCAGAAGGCCAAGGAGTGGACGTCGAAAGTGGAAGCCATTCAG AGTGGCAGCAGCTTCGCCTACCTGGAGCAGCTGGAGAGTCTACTGGCAAGAGGTCGCTCCATCCCCGTCCGGCTCGACCCTCTCACCCAGGTGGAGTCTCAGGTGGCCTCGGCTCGAGCCTGGAGGGAGAGGACTGCGCGCACCTTCCTCAAGAAGAACTCCACCTACACACTGCTCCAG GTCCTCAGTCCTCGCGTTGACATCGGCATCTACGGCAACAGCAAGAGCAAGAGGAAACGCGTGAAGGAGCtgatggagaaggagaggggaggCTTCGACCCCGACGCCCTGAGCGACCTGGAGGAGAGCCTGGAGGAGGTGCGAGAACCTTCCACCGTCGTAGCGGCCTTCAAATCAAAGGAGCATAAAGAAGTGGAGTCCATCCACTCGCTCCGCGCCGCGAACTTAGCCAAAATGGCCATGACCGACCGCATCGAGGAGGTCAAGTTCTGCCTGTGCCGGAAGACGGCCAGCGGCTTCATGCTGCAGTGCGAGCTCTGTAAGGACTGGTTCCACGGAGCCTGCGTGCCGCTGCCCAAAACGGgaacacagaagaagacaggTGTGGGTTGGCAGAGCAACAGCAAGGACTCCAAATTCCTGTGTCCGCTGTGTCAGAGGTCGAGGAGGCCGAGGTTAGAGACCATCCTGTCACTGCTGGTGTCGCTGCAGAAGCTGCCGGTGCGTCTTCCAGAAGGAGAAGCCCTGCAGTGTTTGACAGAGAGGGCGATGAGCTGGCAG GATCGAGCGCGTCAATCTCTGGCCACGGACGAGCTGTCCTCAGCCCTGGCGAAGCTGTCTGTGCTGAGTCAGCGCATGGTGGAGCAGGCTGCCCGGGAGAAAACAGAGAAGATCATCaacgcagagctgcagaaagCTGCTGCCAACCCGGATTTACAG GGCCACATCCAGACTTTTCAGCAGTCAGGCTTCAGTCGAGCCGCTTCACCTCGCCAGTCCGTGGACTACGACGATGAAGAGACGGACTCAGACGAGGACATCAGGGAGACGTACGGCTACGACATGAAG GACCCCGGTGAGGTGAAGCCTTACCTGTTCTGCGATGAGGAGATTCCTGTGAAATCTGAAGAGGTGGTCAGTCACATGTGGCCGGCCGCCACGCAGTCCTTCTGCGCAGAACACGCGTACTCCTCTGCCTCCAAATCCTGCGTACAAA ACATGGGCATGCCCAGAAAGCAGCCCAGGAAGACCCCCCTGGTCCCTCGCAGCCTGGAACCGCCGGTGCTGGAGCTGTCCTCGCAGGCGAAGGcccagctggaggagctgatgaTGCTGGGAGACCTGCTGGAGGTGTCTCTGGATGAGACCCAGCACATCTGGAGAATCCTGCAAGCCACACACCCCCCGTCTGAGGAGAGATTCCTGCAGGTCATGGAG CCCGACGACTCTCTGATGGAGAAGCCTCTGAAGCTCAAGCTGAAAGActcagagaagaagaggaagcgGAAGTTGGAGCGGGCCGAGCACCACCACATGCTGATGGCCGCCGCCGCCGCTGCAGGTGGGGGTTCAGTGATGGGCGAGATGCGGTCAGGCAAGAACAAAGAGCTGAAACGGGTGGGTCTGGAACTGGGACTCGGGGTCAAACCCAAGAAGAAAAAGCTCAAGCTCAACCTGGACAAGAACCGGGAGATGAAGCAGATCGCCAAGCGCTTAGccaaggaggagaaggagaggaagaggaaggagaagctGGTGGCCAAGGCCGAGGCCATGAGGGACGGgctggagaagaggaaggagaagaagatcCTCGACATTCCCTCCAAGTATGACTGGTCCGGGGCGGAGGACTCCAACGACGAGAACGCTGTGTGTGCCTCCAAGACCTGCCAGAGACCCTGCAAAGACAAG gTGGACTGGGTGCAGTGCGACGGCGGCTGCGACGAGTGGTTCCACCAGGTGTGTGTGGGCGTCACGTGCGAAATGGCCGAGAACGAGGACTATGTCTGCGTGGACTGCATCCGGAAGGCCGGTGGGGGAGACTTAGGGGTCACGGTGGAGGAGGTGGCGGAGGAGAGCGTCGTAGTGCTGTCGACATCAATGTGCAGTGTGCAAAGCCTGCCGTCATCTTCCGTCGTGGCGTCGTGGTCGCACGCGCCTACTCTACTACACCCAGCAGCCTCACATCAGCAAGAGCCTCAGCAGGGCAGTTAG